Within Antennarius striatus isolate MH-2024 chromosome 22, ASM4005453v1, whole genome shotgun sequence, the genomic segment TGCTTGGTGGCTTCATTCATCATATGTTATTACTAACAGTAACACAAGTGATTTAAGAGGATACAAAGACAGGGTGGGTGTTGGATGTTTGAAAAAACACAAGGGGTCATGTGTCAGGAAGATAATAAGCTGAATTAATGAAACACTGTGCTGCAAATCAGGTAGTAATAATAgtttaaattattgaaatttcAAGTACAGTCAACACAGATTTGGAAAGatttttgtggatttttcaTAACCTTTATCAAAAGTAAGTCACACCTTTTGCTGATTTGGAACTTTaattttttgaatattttaggTTTTGATGGTTATAAACTCAATTTAGGCTGTGACTGCGGAGCAAATCTCGATTTTTCTCAgaaaacctcacacacacatttcataaTGCAGAGGTTTCCTCAGTGAAATTCAATTTGGGAGTGACAATGAAGAATTTTCAAGCTTATTGCGCTTATCGCGCTCCTTTCCTTTACGCATGCGCACGGAGACAGCGGCGCATTCCAGACGCGTCAAATCAGGAACGCTTACAAATTAGAAGAGTagggtcaatgaacaaaaaaactacTACATGTAGTGGTTTGGGTAAACATCCACGACAAGCACGGATCCTGGATCAGAATTAAGTGCGTCTAATTCCCAGCAGGCGATGTGGGAAACCTCTCATCAACAAGTACGTGTCAAATCCGCTGCGGGCAGTCAGGCGAGGTGTTTGCTGCCCCGTCTCTGTCCCTCTCTGGTTGGCTCTCTATTGACAGACGACCTCCAGGTTCGTACGAAGGTGTTAGTCGGTCCATTGTCCCGCGGCTCCTCTTTTGAAATGCGCTGATGAGCTGACACCGAGCCGGCAGATCCGGACGTGCTATTTGAAGTCTGCGCTCCTCGGCCTCATAAACCCCTCGGCCTCTGCTGGTAGGAGCGTCCTGACCGGGACGCAGCTCCTAAAACATGAATGAGGCGCGCACGCCTACACGTCGCTTGCATAGCTGCTGGGTGTTGATTCCGGGCTATTTCATCCCATAATACCGTGTAGGTTGTCGCAGCAAAACtcaattttaaatttgagtattaacttttttttttttaaattaaaaatgtcagaTTCATAAAGTAAAATTCATGAATAATCCTTCTGTCTTAGTCCAACAATAGTGGATACTTAACATAAGCATATCAATAACctcttataaataaaattacacaaaataaaaagtcttttttttttttttctaaccagGTTCAACCTTAATTCACAACTATTGTCTATTGTTGAGTCAAATGGGTGTGGGGCTGTTTGCTgtgtgcaggggggggggttgacctGAGCAGGTCCCCATGTTTCCACTCAGTAAACACTTAAACCATCGCCCCAAATAAAAACACGACCACAAGACAAGGTACCCACgcgtgtgtgcgtctgtgtgtgatagtttcatccaaaaaaaaaaaaaaaaacatggattatCTAATCAACCTTCTCTCTCCGTCAGGCTCCAGAGAAACGGCCTTCACTTACTCCATCAGCGCAGCGGGTGTGGTGAACGCCATCAGCCGGGCGTGTCGTGAAGGTGAGCTCTCCACCTGCGGCTGCAGTCGCGCTGCGCGACCACGTGACCTGCCGCGGGATTGGCTGTGGGGCGGCTGCGGTGACAACGTGCACTACGGCTACCGGTTCGCCCGGGAGTTCGTGGACGCcagggagagggagaagaaTTACCCCCGTGGATCCATCGAACACGCGCGGACGCTGATGAACCTGCAGAATAACGAagcagggagacaggtagggaAGACGCACGACACGCAGGTGTGTTCCGCTGCCCCCAGCGGCTGCTGGTGGTActgctccatgtgtgtgtttaacattgCGCATAAATGAACCTTaaggaatgtgtgtgtcagtcaagGTGGCCCCAGATTGCTTGACCTGGCAGCAGCTTTGAGTGTAAGTTATTTATTGTAAGGGTCCAAATGGTATAACTGCTAACGCCCTTGGAGTCTGGCTACAGGTCGCCAGGTCAGTGCACATTCCAGTGCAGAAACacactctcatacacacactgcAACACGCTGTAATACAATAGACAAAAACATGTCCAGATGGCATACGTGAAGGTGACTTTGTAGTAAAACTTTCCAGGAATAGTGTGaggtagaggaaaaaaaacgaTTGATTGGTGATATGTGGGGATTTTGTCCGACGCTGCTTGCCGTAGTAGGAGTTTCCATAAGTACTATTGGAGCTGAAGTTGTTTGTGGGTGCTTTCAGGTGGGGGAAGCAATACAGGAAATGCACTAAAAGAAGGCTTTCACCTTCAGCTGAgctgtacacactcacacaacacacacatgcacacacacacacagacacacacaaggtcTATTTGTCCGTTTtggtggatgaatggatgaggaGATTATGTTTATCATCAGCTAGAGGAGCTTTGTTTATGTCGTTTGCAAGAcagatacagtgtgtgtgtgtgtgtgtgtgtgtgtgtgtgtgtgtgttttgatttgtGCGTGTGACAGTGAGCCTGGTATTGTGCGTTTGTatcaggggtcaaaggtgaggGTCTGGAGAGGTTGAGTTTCTGTTGAGGGTCCCATTGGGGCCGTAGGAGAGTTTATGAGAGAGACAGATCTACTGCTGCAGCCttgtttgaacacacacacacacacacacacacacacacacacacacacacacacacacacacacacacacacacacacacacacacacacacagactccccTGAATCACTTTTCCTCCTTTCACCTGTTTGATCCCCGGTTTTCATTGTTATCTGTCCATCGAAAtggaagagaggagaagagagagatgaaaaggaggagaggaagaccgCTTCTCTCTTCCTCTACTCTTCCTaaccttttctctctttctcgctctctctctggctctttCGCTTTCTTTCACGGACACACCGGTTTGTCCTAAGTGGGATTTGTCTTGCTCGGTTGAACAGGGCAAACTGCAGCCCTTTTGTGGAGGTGACAGGGGCGTGCCGTGTACGGTGTGCGTTTCAGCGTGTTTGTGTGCGCTTAGCTTCATTTGATTTGTGTGCGAGGCGGACGCCGcggtcgtctgtgtgtgtgtctgtgtgtgtacaagtgTCTGGAGACAGAGATGCAGGGTGAGGGATGGACCGCCGTCACACTCCCCCGACTCTCTAAAGACCTACACTCACACTCAGAGCCACCTAGGTTGACTGTCTCCGTTTCACACAAATCAAACGAGGACGGCTTGTCGGATGGAGACCAAAACAACTAGATGTCTGTTCCCAGTGTAAAGACAATAACAGGTCCGTTCCCCACTTGGAACGCAGGAGTGAAAGTTCAGATTTCTCTTTCCAGGTTTTGGAAATCTGTCAAACtcaaaagaaataattaaaaatgaatccaAAGAAAAGTGTAAGGATGCATTAAGGTGCCTTTATGCCTCTACTCCAAATGAAAGTAAGATTGAATGAAAATTCCACGTCTCCTTTATGTCGCCATGTTGCATCCACAAGTGGGCAGCTACATGGGGACAATAGAGAATTCATTTTAATGCAGATTTTATCTTTTATAGCACGACTCACTAGTTTCAAATGGCTTTGCATGCTGTACAGTGAATGAACCCGCAGCTCAGATAGTGTACTCGCAAAAAGCTGTTTAACAGGGAGGACATTAGGAAACCTCAGGGGGTGGTGAACATGGAGAAACAGCATTTGAAAGATGGATCGCAAATACATGTTTGTGTAGATTCTCATTCGTCAAACTCACGGAAATCCTGAGGGTTTAAAGGAAAATAAGGGAGGAGAAATGTCTTCACGGTCAAAAGGAGGTCCGCTTTATTTTCCCATTCAACACTGGAGGATTGCAAATTCTGTACATgtgaaaaataagaataaacaaaagttccttctgctttttaaaaaaaagtttctggtttAAATGTGTGCAAAAATACGTCAAGCAGAACGGCCAAAGAGTTCCTTGAACCTAACCCTATCTTTGCTCCTCAAACATTTTGTACACTGTCACAAAGGGTGGGCTATTTTCACTGTTTATACCCCATTCTTATGcctccctgacacacacaaacacacacacacacacacacacacacacacacacacacacacacacacacacacacacacacacacacggctcctaacccataaccctgtCTGAGCAGAGCTCATTGTGCCTGACACAGAGACCGTGTCTCTACCGCGGATGActgaccttgtgtgtgtgtgtgtgtgtgtgtgtgtgtgtgtgtgtgtgtgtccagcattATATGGAgctattgtgtgtgttgtgcctGCTGGGCACAGTGACACTGGacctgatgacacacacacacatacagacacacacacacacacacacacacacacaatatgcaTGATTTATTTTGCAGCACGAGGTTATTGGCAgctggaaaaataataatgataatagtgAATGATATCATTGCATCATTCAAAGGATCCTCAAGTAAATAGAATAAACACAACCTCGTCTATATGAGGGAGATAAAGACTGGATTTATAAACAACTAAATGAAAGACTGCTTCACACGACCTCCTTCTGATTTCATGTTAACGCATGGGGTCATagattaaaaaagtaaaaagttgCATCCCCAATTTTCTCATTCCTGTGGTTGTGAACCTGTAATAAACTCCACAGCGGGGGATTAGAGGAAATACGAAGCCTCGTAAAACAAGCAGGAGTCATAAAATAAAGATGTCCTGCTGCTGTTTAATGTATGAAACTAATCCCTAACCTCAGCTTCTTTCCCGCTgtgaacaaactaaaaaatattGAACGAAACGCTTCGcttaaaagtttttattttcctatATAATTCACACTTCTGCAAATCGTCAAGAACAGATCAGCAAACCCTGAAAACCTCCACAAAACATCATTGTGCTCCACTCCCGGTGTCTGTCTGAGGGGGTCGCGGGGGTCGGATCTCAGGATTGGAGGGTGCCGAGTGCTATGCCTGCTGGGTAGTAAAGTAGAGGACATCGGGTGGTGGGAGGATGGGGGTCAGCGCTGTTTTGGGATGCGTGGGTTAACAGAGGTGACTAGGTAATTGGGATCAGGCAAGAGGAGACAGAAGGTTGGTTTCATTTCGGAGTGGTTGATTCAGCAAATGAAGTGTGTCGATGTGGGGAAAAACGTCTCACACAAAGCACGATTAGTGACACAGAACATggtcaaatgaaaaaaagtgaCAGAGTCGTAAATCTTAGAATTTTCTCCTAGAGTTTTAACCAAAAAAAGTGTGCAATTTGTAAGAATTGCGTGACGATAATCAGGTGGTTTGATGTTTCTGGTgaaataatttgattaaaaatccAGGATTCTGCAGGATTTTAACAGACTAATTCTTTTCCCTCAGCTTTTTGGCCTGTTTTAGTTCGGTGGAGTCTGTATTTACAGTCTCTTATCTTTTTTACCTCACATTTTCACCAGGTGGTTGCTTTTCAAGCAGCAAACAATGGTGACAGAAAACAAGAGACAGGAATGTTGGGGAATTTATTGCTCTGTAAGACTAATGCCAGAGAGAGATTCTCTCAAGAGGCTCATGTGGATTTTCTACTCTCCCATCCTGTTTCATTTAGCCTTAAAGAATTAAGTGAGATGGAAAGTCCTTACTAAAACCTTCATTATATGCATTTTAAGGATATAAATCTACACAGATAACATGAATTCCACTTGTCAAAAGCTTAAATGGTAAGTTCTGTTACACTCTGcaaagggaaagagaaagaactcattaaaaatgtacagtatttggtaTTAGCCAGGATTAGTTTGAGCTCTTTCCAGGTATTTCTCACTATGATATCATCGTAGTGCGCTCTATGCATAGAGAACAGCGATGCAACATTTTGTCCCCTCACAGTTGTACAAAATGGAATGCATGTGGAATGCATTTTCAGAGGCCAGCTAATAAACacctaaacctaacctggaAACTATTTTCTGTTTAGTTCTAGTGACGGTGGTGTTGGCAGAAGTTTGTTGCTCTGAATTTCTCACGCaaagttattatttaaaaagtcaaacttAATTTCCTCAGGACGACTTTAACTAAATATGAttttctgggaaaaaaaagttttttttttcggattgcgtttattttatattcatggACTGTCCAGATTTATTCGGCTTTACGTGGCGTTTGAAGTGTTTTCATAGTTgtaccactagatggcagcagcGCGACAGTAACTACAGCTGAAACGCTACACATCTGGGACTGTCAGTCAGGGGTCTgagcattttttctttattataatTTAACAATATAATTAAAGAAAGTCAAGAAAAGTGTGCCTTTTTATTTAGCATTCATTATTCAACAAGTAAAACCgataaacttttttcatatcttCCCTTGAAGTAGACAAACCCATAACTGTCATGTCGTGTCACTAATGTTCCCTGAATAGATAAGATAGTTGGGAAATGAGGCATTAGAAAACCAGCCACATCCATCTAAAAGCCATCTCCGTCTCACCATCAGGCGGTCTACAGCCTCGCCAACGTGGCCTGCAAGTGTCATGGCGTCTCGGGTTCCTGCAGCCTGAAGACATGCTGGCTCCAGCTGGCCGACTTCAGGCGCGTCGGGGAGTTCCTGAAGGAGAAATACGACAGCGCGGCTGCCATGCGCATTGGACGCAAGGTATGGAACTCATAGCAGGAAACGCTGAATACCCTTGAACCATCATCTTACATGCAAAATCAATTCCACTTCATTCCAATCAGGGCAAACTGGAGCTGCTGGACAAGCGCTTCAACACCCCAACCGCAGAAGACCTGGTCTACATTGACCCCAGCCCCGACTACTGCCTCCGCAACGAGACCACGGGCTCGCTCGGCACGCAGGGCCGCCTCTGCAACAAAACCTCGGAGGGCATGGACGGCTGCGAGCTGATGTGCTGCGGCCGAGGATACGACCAATTCAAGACCTACAAGCACGAGCGCTGCCACTGCAAGTTCCACTGGTGCTGCTACGTCAAGTGCAAACGCTGCACGACACTCGTGGACCAGTTTGTGTGTAAATAGCACTGGAAGGGGGTGAGAAAGTAGGAGAGGAAGAGTAGATTAAAGGGGTGATGGAGGGTGAAGGATGGGAGGCAGGAGGGTGAATATTCAGGGTTTTGTTCA encodes:
- the wnt5b gene encoding protein Wnt-5b isoform X2 — translated: MDNRPVRRRRTGAARHLLLAVAFLSCSSQLLLVDANSWWSLALTPIQRPEMYIIGAQPLCSQLSGLSQGQRKLCQLYQDHMIYIGDGAKTGIKECQYQFRQRRWNCSTVDNSSVFGRVMQIGSRETAFTYSISAAGVVNAISRACREGELSTCGCSRAARPRDLPRDWLWGGCGDNVHYGYRFAREFVDAREREKNYPRGSIEHARTLMNLQNNEAGRQAVYSLANVACKCHGVSGSCSLKTCWLQLADFRRVGEFLKEKYDSAAAMRIGRKGKLELLDKRFNTPTAEDLVYIDPSPDYCLRNETTGSLGTQGRLCNKTSEGMDGCELMCCGRGYDQFKTYKHERCHCKFHWCCYVKCKRCTTLVDQFVCK
- the wnt5b gene encoding protein Wnt-5b isoform X1; translation: MGEGGRRRSTFPGTGCASITQRTMDNRPVRRRRTGAARHLLLAVAFLSCSSQLLLVDANSWWSLALTPIQRPEMYIIGAQPLCSQLSGLSQGQRKLCQLYQDHMIYIGDGAKTGIKECQYQFRQRRWNCSTVDNSSVFGRVMQIGSRETAFTYSISAAGVVNAISRACREGELSTCGCSRAARPRDLPRDWLWGGCGDNVHYGYRFAREFVDAREREKNYPRGSIEHARTLMNLQNNEAGRQAVYSLANVACKCHGVSGSCSLKTCWLQLADFRRVGEFLKEKYDSAAAMRIGRKGKLELLDKRFNTPTAEDLVYIDPSPDYCLRNETTGSLGTQGRLCNKTSEGMDGCELMCCGRGYDQFKTYKHERCHCKFHWCCYVKCKRCTTLVDQFVCK